The proteins below come from a single Papaver somniferum cultivar HN1 chromosome 11, ASM357369v1, whole genome shotgun sequence genomic window:
- the LOC113323501 gene encoding phosphatidylinositol transfer protein 1-like, whose protein sequence is MVQLREFRIVMPMSLDEYQVAQMYMVMKMQHQSTSNSEGVEVLENRPFKDDVFGKGQYTSKVYHLQSKIPTWLTTFAPADALLMQEEAWNAYPRCKTVIKCPYFERFNLSIETIHKADNGNSENVHGLSKEQLATREVVIIDIASTVTDYWSYAIGTSHVDLSKFKSLRTNRGPLLEGWQDLCEPVMTAYKLVTIDAPYWGFGYRLEQALLSAERALFLESHRNCFAWIDEWYGMTMEQIRELEKQSDSSLNEKLGKIASVDGTHGLDLNDSDKNMKQLN, encoded by the exons ATGGTTCAACTCAGAGAATT TCGGATTGTCATGCCTATGTCGCTTGATGAG TATCAGGTAGCCCAGATGTATATGGTAATGAAGATGCAACATCAAAGTACGTCGAATAGTGAAGGTGTGGAGGTGTTAGAAAACAGACCGTTTAAAGATGATGTTTTTGGTAAGGGTCAGTACACATCTAAAGTGTATCACTTGCAGAG CAAAATTCCTACTTGGCTCACTACTTTTGCACCCGCAGATGCTCTCCTCATGCAGGAAGAAGCTTGGAATGCTTATCCAAGATGTAAAACAG TGATTAAG TGCCCGTACTTTGAGAGATTCAACTTATCCATTGAAACTATTCATAAGGCTGACAATGGGAACTCAGAAAAT GTGCATGGTTTAAGCAAAGAACAGCTAGCGACCAGGGAAGTAGTGATTATTGATATAGCTTCAACTGTGACGGATTATTGGAGCTATGCTATTGGTACCAGCCATGTGGATTTGAGCAAATTCAAATCATTGAGGACAAACCGGGGTCCGCTTTTGGAGGGATGGCAG GATCTGTGTGAACCAGTAATGACAGCATATAAACTGGTGACGATAGATGCTCCATACTGGGGTTTTGGGTATCGACTGGAACAAGCTTTGCTTTCT GCTGAAAGGGCACTCTTTCTGGAAAGCCATAGGAACTGCTTCGCTTGGATTGATGAATGGTATGGGATGACAATGGAGCAAATACGAGAACTTGAAAAACAAAGTGATTCGTCACTGAATGAG AAACTGGGGAAGATAGCTTCAGTGGACGGTACACATGGTCTCGACCTAAATGACAGTGACAAGAATATGAAGCAACTAAACTAG
- the LOC113323500 gene encoding tetraspanin-3-like, with protein sequence MRKSNSLIGVINFLTFLLSIPILGGGIWLSTRANNTDCMKFLQWPLIIIGVAIMVVSLAGFAGACYRNSSLLWFYLFSMFFVIAALIGFIVFAYVVTDKGAGRRMMNRAYLDYYLPDYSGWLEERVSEGGNWYKIASCIRDSRVCGKMGRTYGGVPESADMFYSRRLSPIESGCCKPPTECGYLYINETLWNVGGGVGGTSLDCSIWNNDQAQLCYMCGSCKAGVLASLRKSWRKVSVINIVALIILVIVYVIGCAAFRNNRRYDNDEGYGEARMTKAQPSRLHF encoded by the exons ATGAGGAAGAGCAACAGTTTGATAGGAGTCATAAACTTCTTAACATTTCTACTATCAATACCAATTTTAGGAGGTGGGATATGGTTAAGTACAAGAGCAAACAACACAGACTGCATGAAGTTTCTGCAATGGCCATTAATCATAATAGGTGTAGCAATTATGGTCGTATCGTTAGCTGGTTTTGCTGGTGCTTGTTATAGGAACTCATCGTTGCTGTGGTTTTACTTGTTCTCAATGTTTTTTGTTATAGCTGCTCTGATTGGATTCATAGTGTTTGCTTATGTTGTTACTGATAAAGGGGCTGGTAGAAGGATGATGAATAGAGCTTATCTTGATTACTATTTGCCTGATTACTCTGGTTGGTTGGAAGAAAGAGTTTCTGAAGGTGGTAATTGGTATAAAATTGCTTCTTGTATTAGAGATTCTAGAGTTTGTGGTAAGATGGGTAGGACTTATGGTGGTGTCCCTGAATCTGCTGACATGTTCTACTCCAGAAGACTCTCTCCTATTGAG TCAGGTTGCTGCAAACCGCCGACGGAGTGTGGTTACTTATACATAAACGAGACGTTATGGAACGTTGGAGGAGGAGTTGGGGGTACATCCCTTGATTGTTCGATATGGAACAATGACCAAGCACAATTATGTTATATGTGTGGATCATGTAAAGCTGGTGTTTTAGCAAGTCTGAGGAAGAGTTGGAGGAAAGTTTCAGTGATCAACATTGTTGCGCTTATTATCCTCGTTATCGTCTATGTAATTGGTTGCgctgcgtttaggaacaaccggagaTATGATAACGATGAGGGTTATGGTGAAGCTAGAATGACGAAAGCTCAACCAAGTAGACTTCATTTTTAG